The following are encoded together in the Pseudodesulfovibrio indicus genome:
- a CDS encoding Lrp/AsnC family transcriptional regulator, with translation MKNALDSQDRRLVAELTRDGQLSPGKIGSVTGVTAPTVRTRLKNLMQAGALKVAGLVNPMRVKGLTVALVGISLMSHEQLGEKLDQIGALPRVNWCAVVTGRYDIIVEIVCQEGMDDLYAFLDQDLSKLGGITASESFVVMKSRRKWLLLPDAVLDTFTK, from the coding sequence ATGAAGAACGCATTGGATTCACAGGACAGGCGGCTGGTGGCCGAGCTCACCCGCGACGGGCAGCTGTCGCCGGGCAAGATCGGGTCGGTCACGGGAGTGACCGCGCCCACCGTGCGCACCCGGCTGAAGAACCTGATGCAGGCCGGCGCGCTCAAGGTGGCAGGGTTGGTGAACCCCATGCGGGTCAAGGGGCTGACCGTGGCCCTGGTGGGCATCAGCCTGATGAGCCATGAGCAGCTCGGCGAGAAGCTGGACCAGATCGGCGCGTTGCCGAGGGTGAACTGGTGCGCGGTGGTCACCGGGCGCTACGACATCATCGTGGAGATCGTCTGCCAGGAAGGCATGGACGACCTCTACGCGTTCCTGGACCAGGACCTGTCCAAGCTGGGCGGCATCACCGCCTCCGAATCGTTCGTCGTCATGAAATCCCGGCGCAAGTGGCTGCTGTTGCCCGACGCCGTGTTGGACACCTTCACCAAATAA
- a CDS encoding DUF1007 family protein → MLTPAAMRIFFAPLLVLALACPILGSGPAQAHPHVYVDVSLTFRLDEKGLSSVHQNWLFDEIFTRAILSDLGLSPEALATPEGQKAVREGAFQYLANYGYFTLIEAGGKRVPVTVDNFRASLSGERFVYDFDVPLNLPPERLEKFRMAVFDREYYTDMIYAENGIRFDVKGGVKVSHSMLPAKDQTYWRYIVPDAVHLVVSGAAGPAPQIVTAPPSEAPGPLTRLMGLVRSAQKELTTRLNAFGTDLRDNPLGPALWMFLGLSFVYGVIHAVGPGHGKAVVCSYFLANPGSLASGALMGNAITFVHMGSAAAAVGVAYLIFSSGMGGFAAASRALQPASYGLLALMGLVLVIKAVRDLLKGGMLAPGCEHTDGNGGDLRSILAVSFVTGLIPCPGAAVILAFSIGLNIFWTGVMALIVMAAGMGLTTTLFAWFAVTARSAALKLSGRNRRLFNVVYAGLSICGAAAICLFGTALLVSSLTA, encoded by the coding sequence ATGCTCACCCCAGCCGCCATGCGCATATTTTTCGCCCCCCTCCTTGTCCTGGCCCTGGCCTGCCCGATCCTCGGCTCCGGCCCGGCCCAGGCCCATCCCCACGTCTACGTGGACGTGTCCCTGACCTTCCGTCTCGACGAAAAGGGACTCTCCTCGGTACACCAGAACTGGCTGTTCGACGAGATCTTCACCCGCGCCATCCTCTCGGACCTGGGACTGTCGCCCGAAGCCCTGGCCACCCCGGAGGGGCAGAAGGCGGTGCGCGAGGGCGCGTTCCAGTACCTGGCCAACTACGGCTATTTCACCCTGATCGAGGCCGGGGGCAAGCGCGTGCCGGTGACCGTGGACAACTTCCGGGCGTCCCTGTCCGGCGAGCGGTTCGTCTACGACTTCGACGTCCCCCTGAACCTGCCCCCGGAGCGGCTGGAGAAATTCCGCATGGCCGTGTTCGACCGCGAATACTACACGGATATGATCTACGCCGAGAACGGCATCCGCTTCGACGTCAAGGGCGGGGTCAAGGTCAGCCACTCCATGCTGCCCGCCAAGGACCAGACCTACTGGCGCTACATCGTGCCTGACGCCGTGCACCTGGTGGTCTCGGGCGCGGCCGGTCCCGCGCCGCAGATCGTGACTGCGCCGCCCTCGGAAGCGCCCGGCCCGCTGACCCGGCTCATGGGACTGGTGCGCTCGGCCCAGAAGGAGCTGACCACCCGGCTCAACGCGTTCGGCACCGACCTGCGCGACAACCCGCTCGGCCCGGCCCTGTGGATGTTCCTGGGGCTGTCCTTCGTCTACGGCGTGATCCACGCGGTGGGACCGGGGCACGGCAAGGCCGTGGTCTGCTCCTATTTCCTGGCCAACCCCGGCTCCCTGGCCAGCGGCGCGCTCATGGGCAACGCCATCACCTTCGTGCACATGGGGTCCGCTGCCGCCGCCGTGGGCGTGGCCTACCTGATCTTCTCCTCGGGCATGGGCGGATTCGCCGCCGCCAGCCGCGCCCTCCAGCCCGCCAGCTACGGGCTGCTCGCGCTCATGGGGCTGGTCCTGGTGATCAAGGCCGTGCGCGATCTGCTCAAGGGCGGCATGCTCGCGCCCGGCTGCGAACATACGGACGGCAACGGGGGCGACCTCCGGTCCATCCTGGCCGTGTCCTTCGTCACCGGCCTGATCCCCTGTCCGGGCGCGGCGGTCATCCTGGCCTTTTCCATCGGCCTGAACATCTTCTGGACCGGGGTCATGGCGCTCATCGTCATGGCCGCGGGCATGGGGCTGACCACCACCCTGTTCGCCTGGTTCGCGGTCACGGCCCGATCCGCCGCCCTGAAGCTCTCCGGCCGCAACCGGCGGTTGTTCAACGTGGTCTACGCGGGGCTGTCCATCTGCGGCGCGGCCGCCATCTGCCTGTTCGGCACCGCCCTGCTCGTGTCCAGCCTGACCGCCTGA
- a CDS encoding substrate-binding periplasmic protein — protein MFRFKFLSLFVLLIAAQLLWPLAVRAETLRVAIPELVRCGDMENGKPVGYCVDIAEELAREAGLETVTTVRPLPRVLDDFQSGDVDLSVLVPDGALGGKARILGEVRGIEFAAWARAETPLRDLRDLEGKPVAVVRGGQFETRARELKIVPIPTRNYDMSLKLLMVRRVDAVVGPVNPLVLAAKGLGLDRSVLGRMLPLDSLSLHFIVSDSLDPDVADRLKGALQRLRDDGTLDRIMEKYKL, from the coding sequence ATGTTCCGATTCAAGTTTTTGTCTTTATTCGTCTTGCTCATAGCCGCGCAGCTCCTGTGGCCCCTCGCGGTCCGGGCGGAGACGTTGCGCGTGGCCATTCCAGAGCTGGTGCGTTGCGGCGACATGGAGAACGGCAAACCCGTCGGGTATTGCGTTGATATCGCCGAAGAGCTGGCCCGCGAGGCCGGTCTGGAGACGGTCACCACCGTCAGGCCGCTGCCCCGGGTGCTGGACGATTTCCAGTCCGGGGACGTGGACCTGTCCGTCCTGGTCCCGGACGGGGCGTTGGGCGGCAAGGCCCGGATTCTCGGCGAAGTGCGGGGCATCGAGTTCGCGGCCTGGGCCAGGGCGGAGACGCCGCTGCGCGATCTCCGCGACCTGGAGGGAAAGCCCGTGGCGGTGGTCCGGGGCGGCCAGTTCGAAACCAGGGCCAGGGAGCTGAAAATCGTGCCGATCCCGACGCGAAATTACGACATGAGTCTCAAGCTGCTCATGGTCAGGCGCGTGGACGCGGTCGTCGGGCCGGTCAACCCCCTTGTCCTGGCCGCCAAGGGGCTGGGCCTTGACCGCAGCGTCCTGGGCAGGATGCTGCCGTTGGACAGCCTGTCCCTGCACTTCATCGTCTCCGACTCCCTGGACCCCGACGTGGCGGACCGCCTGAAGGGGGCGTTGCAGCGCCTCCGGGACGACGGAACCCTTGATCGGATCATGGAAAAGTACAAGTTATAA
- a CDS encoding sensor histidine kinase: MTLSLVVIVMIIATAMGGYIYWQQSQDMWKSAEEKGEDTITSVAEILAVPIWNLDYDNARLIGSVYTHDDMVQGIRIYGSRNEVVFAHEKFSGAPADFSKIRSIVFEGRTIGRAEIDFTLAKEKKRLDEQMFVSIIIIVVAISVILAITGLLLRVFLNKPLMVLQSGIARVAKGDFSYDFGEVYHAELQEIAKRFRRMSIEIEGRENKLQTMNKTLQEAEEKYRGIFENAIEGIFQATPDGVLRRANPAMARIFGYDSLDEFLSNVRSLNSRIMVNPENMKGFTDLVREKGEVKRFEAEYYRRDGKTIWGSLNARAIYGDDGNFVFVEGILEDITDRKKAEQDLADLNRHLEQLVRERTEDLVNKARELEEANQRLRELDEMKSAFLSSVSHELRTPLTSILGFAKLLNKEFTRNFLPLVSPDSSLARKGKRIRENLAIISHEGERLTRLINDVLDLNKIESGSMGWRDEKLDMNEVIEVAANSVSGMFAQTSLELLTEVEPNLPAIFADRDRMQQVLINLLNNASKFTESGHVTIRAFPRFGQLRVEVVDTGTGIHPEDQSQIFEKFHQTHTDDTMVNKPKGTGLGLTICREIIEHYGGRIWVESEVGVGSTFIFTLPAMQ, translated from the coding sequence TTGACGCTCAGTCTCGTCGTCATCGTCATGATCATCGCCACCGCCATGGGCGGCTACATCTATTGGCAGCAATCCCAGGACATGTGGAAGAGCGCCGAGGAGAAGGGCGAGGACACCATCACCTCCGTGGCCGAGATCCTGGCCGTGCCCATCTGGAACCTCGATTACGACAACGCCCGGCTCATCGGCTCGGTCTACACCCATGACGACATGGTCCAGGGCATCCGCATCTACGGCTCGCGCAACGAGGTCGTCTTCGCCCACGAAAAATTCTCCGGCGCGCCCGCCGATTTCAGCAAAATACGCTCCATCGTCTTCGAGGGCCGGACCATCGGCCGGGCCGAGATCGACTTCACCCTGGCCAAGGAGAAGAAGCGGCTCGACGAGCAGATGTTCGTCTCGATCATCATCATCGTCGTGGCCATCTCCGTTATCCTGGCCATCACCGGCCTGCTCCTGCGCGTCTTCCTGAACAAGCCGCTCATGGTCCTCCAGTCGGGCATCGCCCGCGTGGCCAAGGGCGACTTCTCCTACGACTTCGGCGAGGTCTACCATGCCGAGCTGCAGGAGATCGCCAAGCGGTTCCGGCGCATGTCCATCGAGATCGAGGGCCGCGAGAACAAGCTCCAGACCATGAACAAGACCCTCCAGGAAGCGGAGGAGAAATACCGCGGTATCTTCGAGAACGCCATCGAGGGCATCTTCCAGGCCACCCCGGACGGCGTGCTGCGCCGCGCCAACCCGGCCATGGCCCGCATCTTCGGCTACGACTCCCTGGACGAGTTCCTGTCCAACGTCCGTTCCCTCAACTCCCGGATTATGGTCAACCCGGAGAACATGAAGGGATTCACGGACCTGGTGCGGGAGAAGGGCGAGGTCAAGCGGTTCGAGGCCGAGTACTACCGGCGCGACGGCAAGACCATCTGGGGGTCCCTCAACGCCCGCGCCATCTACGGCGACGACGGCAACTTCGTGTTCGTCGAGGGCATCCTGGAGGACATCACCGACCGCAAGAAGGCGGAGCAGGACCTGGCCGACCTCAACCGCCACCTGGAGCAGCTGGTGCGCGAGCGCACCGAGGACCTGGTCAACAAGGCCCGCGAACTGGAAGAGGCCAACCAGCGGCTGCGCGAGCTTGACGAGATGAAGTCCGCCTTCCTCTCCTCGGTCTCCCACGAGCTGCGCACCCCGCTGACCTCCATCCTCGGCTTCGCCAAATTGCTGAACAAGGAGTTCACGCGCAACTTCCTGCCCCTGGTCAGCCCGGACAGCAGCCTGGCGCGCAAGGGCAAGCGCATCCGCGAGAACCTGGCCATCATCAGCCACGAGGGCGAACGGCTGACCCGGCTGATCAACGACGTGCTGGACCTGAACAAGATCGAGTCCGGCTCCATGGGCTGGCGCGACGAGAAGCTGGACATGAACGAGGTCATCGAGGTGGCCGCCAACTCCGTGTCCGGCATGTTCGCCCAGACCTCCCTGGAGCTGCTGACCGAGGTCGAGCCGAACCTCCCGGCCATCTTCGCGGACCGCGACCGCATGCAGCAGGTGCTCATCAACCTGCTGAACAACGCCTCCAAGTTCACCGAGTCGGGCCACGTCACCATCCGCGCCTTCCCGCGCTTCGGCCAGCTTCGCGTGGAGGTGGTGGACACCGGCACCGGCATCCACCCCGAGGACCAGTCCCAGATCTTCGAGAAATTCCACCAGACCCACACCGACGACACCATGGTCAACAAGCCCAAGGGCACCGGCCTCGGCCTGACCATCTGCCGCGAGATCATCGAGCACTACGGCGGCCGCATCTGGGTCGAGTCCGAAGTGGGCGTAGGCTCCACCTTCATTTTCACTCTTCCTGCCATGCAGTAG
- a CDS encoding Rne/Rng family ribonuclease produces the protein MTNKKKRQKMFISVLPGEQVEVVIAEEGKVNEYYVEMVHQAKTKGNIYKGYIHNIDNGLQAAFINYGAERNGFLQIDEVHPEYYIGSPATKKGQRFPLMQKVLKPGQEVLVQVVKEPTGKKGAFLTSYLSLPGRSFVYTVGRNQIGVSRKIEDEKERVRLKKILEGFETTEGVGLIARTAAVGQSKAALERDFKYLNRLWTDIRSNAQKEKAPAIVYEELGLAARAVRDYLTSDVTEVWVDDKETYEQVHQFVKLAFPRKNNLVRLHEDSDLSLLERFNLVKQVEEIYSREASMPSGGRLVFDATEALTAVDINSGKIGGERNFQKMALKTNVEAAVEIARQLRLRDIGGQVVIDFIEMKNPKDCREVEKVMRAEMKNDRARTDVSRISSFGLMELVRQRLGSSAIAISTEPCPCCKGTGIRRNMEWQALQALKDIHRDLRKPGSDTVEFDCEEELAIYLLNNKRGILADLEQRYGKSIHIDIEYEYDE, from the coding sequence ATGACCAACAAGAAGAAACGGCAGAAGATGTTCATCTCCGTACTGCCGGGAGAACAGGTAGAGGTCGTCATCGCCGAAGAGGGCAAGGTCAACGAATACTACGTTGAAATGGTCCACCAGGCCAAGACCAAGGGCAACATCTACAAGGGCTACATCCACAACATCGACAACGGGCTGCAGGCCGCGTTCATCAACTACGGGGCCGAGCGCAACGGGTTCCTCCAGATCGACGAGGTCCACCCGGAATACTACATCGGCTCCCCGGCCACCAAGAAGGGCCAGCGGTTCCCGCTGATGCAGAAGGTTCTCAAGCCCGGCCAGGAGGTCCTGGTCCAGGTGGTCAAGGAACCCACCGGCAAGAAGGGCGCCTTCCTGACCTCCTATCTCTCCCTGCCCGGCCGCAGCTTCGTCTACACCGTGGGCCGCAACCAGATCGGGGTCTCGCGCAAGATCGAGGACGAGAAGGAGCGCGTCCGCCTGAAGAAGATTCTCGAAGGGTTCGAGACCACCGAGGGCGTGGGGCTCATCGCCCGCACCGCCGCCGTGGGCCAGTCCAAGGCCGCGCTGGAGCGCGACTTCAAGTACCTGAACCGGCTGTGGACCGACATCCGCTCCAACGCCCAGAAGGAAAAGGCCCCGGCCATCGTCTACGAGGAGCTCGGCCTGGCCGCCCGCGCCGTGCGCGACTACCTGACCAGCGACGTGACCGAGGTCTGGGTGGACGACAAGGAGACCTATGAGCAGGTCCACCAGTTCGTGAAGCTCGCCTTCCCGCGCAAGAACAACCTGGTCAGGCTGCACGAAGACAGCGACCTCTCGCTGCTGGAGCGGTTCAACCTGGTCAAACAGGTGGAGGAGATATACTCCCGCGAGGCGTCCATGCCCTCGGGCGGGCGGCTGGTCTTCGACGCCACCGAGGCCCTGACCGCCGTGGACATCAACTCCGGCAAGATCGGCGGCGAACGGAATTTCCAGAAGATGGCGCTCAAGACCAACGTCGAAGCCGCCGTGGAGATCGCCCGGCAGCTCCGGCTGCGGGACATCGGCGGCCAGGTGGTCATCGACTTCATCGAGATGAAGAACCCCAAGGACTGCCGCGAGGTGGAGAAGGTCATGCGCGCCGAGATGAAGAACGACCGCGCCCGGACCGACGTCTCGCGCATCTCGTCATTCGGCCTCATGGAGCTGGTCCGCCAGCGGCTGGGGTCCTCGGCCATCGCCATCTCCACCGAGCCGTGTCCGTGCTGCAAGGGCACCGGCATCCGCCGCAACATGGAATGGCAGGCCCTCCAGGCGCTCAAGGACATCCACCGCGACCTGCGCAAGCCCGGTTCCGACACCGTGGAGTTCGACTGCGAAGAGGAGCTGGCCATCTACCTGCTCAACAACAAGCGCGGCATTCTGGCCGACCTGGAGCAGCGCTACGGCAAGTCCATCCACATCGACATCGAATACGAGTACGACGAATAG
- a CDS encoding radical SAM protein encodes MAYKYVFGPVMSGRLGRSLGLDLLGDRICSMDCVYCEVGATRDRTCERRVYVPAADILKELALWKEEGLEPPDMITLGGLGEPCLNLDMETIILGSRRLFPDTPVAVLTNASLMTDPQVRRELCAADVVLPSLDSLVGDEFAAVNRPDRTITPQAVAEGLLEFKKEFKGQIFLEILLAEGINDSDENLGLLQDFCKRLAPDRVDVVTLTRPGTVKGVRPVDGAVLSRWRLALGGGETRNRERSGTGGKEMSLERMTAAVTASLNRRPQTAEQLAQALGADPERVRQAVEALEKMGDVTRRDDRGQTFYHGTGHVIED; translated from the coding sequence ATGGCATACAAGTACGTCTTCGGCCCCGTGATGAGCGGGCGGCTCGGCCGATCCCTCGGCCTGGACCTGCTGGGGGACCGCATCTGCTCCATGGACTGCGTCTACTGCGAGGTGGGAGCCACCAGGGACCGGACCTGCGAACGCAGGGTGTACGTCCCGGCGGCCGACATTCTCAAGGAGCTGGCCCTGTGGAAGGAAGAGGGGCTGGAACCGCCCGACATGATCACCCTGGGCGGACTGGGCGAGCCGTGCCTGAACCTGGATATGGAGACCATCATCCTCGGTTCGCGGCGGCTGTTCCCGGACACCCCGGTGGCGGTGCTGACCAATGCCAGCCTGATGACCGACCCGCAGGTGCGGCGCGAGCTGTGCGCCGCCGACGTGGTCCTGCCCAGCCTGGATTCCCTGGTGGGCGACGAGTTCGCCGCCGTGAACCGGCCGGACCGGACCATCACGCCCCAGGCCGTGGCCGAAGGGCTCCTTGAATTCAAAAAGGAATTTAAGGGACAGATATTTTTGGAAATTTTGCTTGCCGAGGGAATTAACGATTCCGACGAGAACCTCGGCTTGCTACAGGATTTTTGCAAGCGGCTTGCCCCCGACCGGGTGGACGTGGTCACCCTGACCCGCCCCGGAACGGTCAAGGGGGTCCGCCCCGTGGACGGGGCGGTCCTAAGCCGCTGGCGCCTGGCGCTGGGAGGCGGGGAAACCCGCAACCGCGAGCGGTCGGGCACGGGGGGAAAGGAGATGAGCCTGGAGCGGATGACCGCTGCCGTGACCGCCTCCCTGAACCGCCGGCCCCAGACCGCGGAACAGCTCGCCCAGGCCCTGGGAGCGGACCCCGAACGGGTCCGCCAGGCCGTGGAAGCCCTCGAGAAGATGGGCGACGTCACCCGCCGGGATGACCGGGGGCAGACATTCTACCACGGAACGGGCCACGTCATAGAGGACTGA
- a CDS encoding sensor histidine kinase, translated as MLETFFEIVRFLALAAALWLFIRADKSVRYCRRGFLLIKIGFLLILFGVFMSIIGTLNIPGWGTVGGIGMQVFLEKLVGYAAGSLLLLVGLWHWLPSIRTMDEVQEELDCVRRDLQEHFQARTDELERAVEARRKAEAAMRIEDERRRAIYDESPVGISHGFVGGKHVERNQAFARMLGYGSPREMVEAQAAAGDPYSHFADREDAELLHSLAAEGKSAKGMNVRMRRKDGEIIWVRLDATTILDHQGKSYYFYAFALDITEQKLSRDALARNENRLQAIINSLPVGIFVVDLESHTLLGANPAALRLVGYERQEIVGSPCRGTLCGGEGDCPLDLRDGLTCVSESDLTRKDGTRVPVMKNIVGAEVDGRRCLVVGVQDMTEQKRLEELRADVARIVAHDLKAPIIGMINGCRLLLMEEGRIDGEIREMLELIETQGSKALLMIGLSLDLYKIEAGTYEYRPVRVDLMGTVRQAARNLEGHLRTKRLELSVRLGGEPDNGRASLMIPANPLLLEAMLSNLLLNALEAAPDDTEIRLEVSGNGEAVLTLTNNGAVPEAIRDTFFEKYTTLGKSGGTGLGTYSVRLAATAMRGTVDLSVSDEDDSTTITVRLPMEG; from the coding sequence ATGCTGGAAACCTTTTTCGAAATAGTCCGATTCCTGGCCCTGGCCGCGGCGTTGTGGCTGTTCATCCGGGCCGACAAGTCGGTCCGCTACTGCCGCCGGGGGTTCCTGCTCATCAAGATCGGCTTTCTGCTCATCCTGTTCGGGGTGTTCATGAGCATCATCGGCACCCTGAACATTCCGGGCTGGGGGACCGTGGGCGGCATCGGCATGCAGGTCTTCCTGGAGAAGTTGGTGGGTTATGCGGCCGGTTCGCTTCTGCTGCTCGTCGGGTTGTGGCACTGGCTGCCGTCCATCCGGACCATGGACGAGGTCCAGGAAGAGCTGGATTGCGTCCGGCGGGACCTGCAGGAGCACTTCCAGGCCAGGACCGACGAACTGGAGCGCGCGGTGGAGGCCCGGCGCAAGGCCGAGGCCGCGATGCGCATCGAGGACGAGCGGCGGCGGGCGATCTACGATGAGAGTCCGGTGGGCATCTCCCACGGTTTCGTGGGCGGGAAGCACGTGGAGCGCAACCAGGCCTTCGCCCGGATGCTGGGCTACGGCTCCCCCCGGGAGATGGTCGAGGCCCAGGCCGCGGCGGGCGATCCCTACTCCCATTTCGCGGACCGCGAGGACGCCGAGCTGCTGCACTCGCTGGCCGCGGAGGGCAAGTCCGCCAAGGGGATGAACGTCCGCATGCGCCGCAAGGACGGGGAGATCATTTGGGTCCGGCTGGACGCCACGACCATCCTGGACCACCAGGGAAAGAGCTATTATTTCTATGCCTTCGCCCTTGATATCACCGAGCAGAAGCTGAGCCGCGACGCCCTGGCGCGCAACGAGAACCGGTTGCAGGCCATCATCAATTCCCTGCCGGTGGGCATCTTCGTGGTGGACCTGGAGAGCCACACCCTGCTCGGAGCGAATCCGGCGGCCCTGCGGCTGGTCGGCTACGAGCGCCAGGAGATCGTCGGGTCGCCGTGCAGGGGGACGCTGTGCGGCGGAGAGGGCGACTGCCCGCTGGACCTGAGGGACGGGTTGACCTGCGTGAGCGAGAGCGACCTGACCCGCAAGGACGGGACCCGGGTGCCGGTGATGAAGAACATCGTCGGGGCCGAGGTGGACGGCCGCCGGTGTCTGGTGGTCGGCGTGCAGGACATGACCGAGCAGAAGCGGCTGGAAGAGCTGCGTGCCGACGTGGCCCGCATCGTGGCCCACGACCTCAAGGCGCCGATCATAGGCATGATCAACGGCTGCCGCCTCCTGCTCATGGAGGAGGGGCGGATCGACGGCGAGATCCGGGAGATGCTCGAACTCATCGAGACGCAGGGCAGCAAGGCGCTGCTGATGATCGGGCTGTCCCTGGACCTCTACAAGATCGAGGCCGGGACCTACGAATACCGCCCCGTCCGGGTGGATCTCATGGGCACGGTGCGCCAGGCGGCCCGGAACCTGGAGGGGCACTTGCGGACCAAGCGGCTGGAGCTGTCCGTCCGGCTCGGCGGCGAACCGGACAACGGGCGGGCGTCCCTGATGATCCCGGCCAACCCGCTGCTCCTGGAGGCCATGCTCTCCAATCTGCTGCTCAACGCGCTGGAGGCCGCCCCGGACGATACCGAGATCCGGCTGGAGGTGTCCGGCAACGGCGAGGCCGTCCTGACGCTGACCAACAACGGGGCCGTGCCCGAAGCCATCCGCGACACCTTTTTTGAAAAGTACACCACCCTGGGCAAGAGCGGCGGCACCGGCCTGGGGACCTATTCCGTCAGGCTGGCGGCAACGGCCATGCGGGGGACCGTGGACCTCTCCGTGTCCGACGAGGACGACTCGACCACCATCACCGTGCGGCTGCCCATGGAGGGGTGA
- a CDS encoding tRNA (adenine-N1)-methyltransferase — protein sequence MIEPGQLILLISHKGKRYLRKLEAGGEVHTHDGKLLMDEVAEAGYGQYVKTHLGKAYLVLKPTLHDLIKGVKRQTQIMYPKEIGYLMMKLGIGPGSTVIESGTGSGGLTTALAWFVGDTGKVITYERRADFYKLAGKNLERVGLAHRVEQVNQNIEEGFLHSGADALFLDVRTPWEYLHSIPQAVIPGAMCGFLLPTVNQVSDLLRGLEDGPFADLEVLEILVRRWKPVADRLRPDDRMVAHTGFLVFARYMEEPAAPARLDDEDGEDREELPDAPEGADAPDADNMD from the coding sequence ATGATCGAACCGGGACAGCTCATTCTGCTCATCAGCCACAAGGGCAAGCGGTACCTGCGCAAGCTCGAGGCGGGCGGCGAGGTCCACACCCATGACGGCAAGCTGCTCATGGACGAGGTGGCCGAGGCCGGCTACGGCCAGTACGTCAAGACCCACCTCGGCAAGGCGTATCTCGTGCTCAAGCCGACCCTGCACGACCTGATCAAGGGCGTGAAGCGCCAGACCCAGATCATGTACCCCAAGGAAATCGGGTACCTGATGATGAAGCTCGGCATCGGTCCCGGCTCCACGGTCATCGAGTCCGGCACCGGTTCCGGCGGCCTGACCACGGCCCTGGCCTGGTTCGTGGGCGACACCGGCAAGGTCATCACCTACGAGCGGCGCGCCGACTTCTACAAGCTGGCGGGCAAGAACCTGGAGCGCGTGGGCCTGGCCCATCGCGTGGAGCAGGTCAACCAGAACATCGAGGAAGGGTTCCTGCACTCCGGCGCGGACGCCCTGTTCCTGGACGTGCGCACCCCCTGGGAATATCTCCATTCCATCCCCCAGGCGGTCATCCCCGGCGCCATGTGCGGCTTCCTGCTGCCCACGGTGAACCAGGTGTCCGACCTGCTGCGCGGGCTGGAGGACGGTCCCTTCGCCGACCTGGAGGTCCTGGAAATCCTGGTCCGGCGCTGGAAGCCCGTGGCCGACCGGCTGCGCCCGGACGACCGCATGGTGGCCCACACCGGGTTCCTGGTCTTCGCCCGATACATGGAGGAGCCTGCGGCCCCGGCCCGGCTCGACGACGAGGACGGAGAGGACCGGGAGGAGCTGCCCGACGCCCCGGAGGGTGCGGACGCCCCGGACGCCGACAATATGGATTAG